From the bacterium genome, the window CCGGGGAAGGTCGGCAGCCACCACGCGGTCAAGACGTACTCGCGGGACTCCGCGATCATCGCCCCCCATTCCGGCGTCGGAGGTTGCACACCGAGGCCGAGGAAACTCAACGACGCGCCAGCCAGGATGTTCAGAACGGCGGCCGACATCGCGAACACGAGGGCGGGGCCGACGACGTTAGGCAATAGGTGGCGGACAATGACGCGCAGGTCCCCGGCGCCGATCGCCCGCGCCGCAAGCGCGTACTCGAGCTGCTTGGCGATCAGCACCTCGCCGCGGACGAGGCGCGCGAACGCGACCCACCCGACCAGGATCAGCGCGTAGTACATATTGATGAGGCCGGGGCCGAGGATGGCCACGATTGCGATCAGGAGCACATAGAACGGGAACGCCACCTGGATGTCGATCACCCGCATGAAGATCGTGTCGATCAGGCCGCCGTAGTAGCCCGACACCGCGCCGACAGCGACGCCGATCACGAGTGGCACCACGGTGCAGAGGAAACCGACCGTGAGGTCGATGCGCGTGCCGTACAGGATCCGCGACAGTTGATCGCGCCCGAACTTGTCGGTGCCGAGCGGATGGGCCGCGCTCGGCGGCTGCACCGCCGCAGCGTAGTTCTGGCGGATGGGGCTGTAAGGGGCTAGATGCGGCGCCGTCATCGCGGCGGCCACGACCGCGGCGATGATGACGAGGCCGATCACAAGCGACGGGCTCCGCAGCCA encodes:
- a CDS encoding ABC transporter permease, whose translation is MNEAGLPGGLAAARGGAPEGRRLRSLAWVWLRSPSLVIGLVIIAAVVAAAMTAPHLAPYSPIRQNYAAAVQPPSAAHPLGTDKFGRDQLSRILYGTRIDLTVGFLCTVVPLVIGVAVGAVSGYYGGLIDTIFMRVIDIQVAFPFYVLLIAIVAILGPGLINMYYALILVGWVAFARLVRGEVLIAKQLEYALAARAIGAGDLRVIVRHLLPNVVGPALVFAMSAAVLNILAGASLSFLGLGVQPPTPEWGAMIAESREYVLTAWWLPTFPGLAITVVGIAFSLIGDGLAGFLRRRRP